A window of Deltaproteobacteria bacterium genomic DNA:
GACGGGCGCGATGCCGTCGCCCAGCATCATGTTGCTCACCGGGTTGTGCGACACGGCCGTGCGGGTTTCCGCCATGTGACGGATCTCGTCGCCGGACAGGTGAACGCTGTGGGCGAAGATCGCGTCCTCGCCGGGAATGCCGAAGTCCTTCAGGTGCTCGACCACGCCGGCGCGATCGAGCGTCCGGCGCGTCAGCTCCACCACGGAGGCCGATTCCGCCACATGGACGCTTATACCGATGGAATGGGCGTCGGCAAACCGCCGGATCTCCCGAAGGAGGTCGGGCGAGGCGTTGATGGGCGGGGTGTTGGGTCCCGTGCGGAAGGTCAACAGCCGATGTCCGTCGGGCGCGGCGCCGCCCTGACGCGCCATCAAGTCCTCGATACGCCCGAAGGCGGTCTCCGGGGTCTCCCTGGTGCAGTCCGGTACGATCTCCCCCGAATCCATGACCGTGCGCGCGAACACCCCGCGCAAACCCGACTCGGTGATGGCGTCCACCGTGGTCACGGCGCACTCCGGCCCGGGGTTCAGGAAGTTGTGCTCACAGACGGTGGTGACGCCGCCCTTGAGATTCTCAAGGCACCCCAGCAAGGCGCCCGCCGCCGCGTGCTCCGGGTTGAGCACGCGCGCCACGCCGTAGATGCGCTCAAGCCAGTCGAGGAACGGCATGTCCTCCCACACCGCCCGCAGCAGCACCTGGTAGAGATGCGTGTGGGCATTGACCAGCCCGGGCAGGAGCACCTTGCCGCGGCCGTCGATGCGCGTCTCCCCTTCCCTGGCCGGCGCTTCACCCTTGTCCACCGCGGCGATGATGCCGTCCACGGCGGTCACGTACCCGGTGTCGATGACCGCCCCGCGACCGGTCATGGGAAGGATCGTACAGTCCGTGATCGTGGTTGTTTCCATGGCTGCTCCAAAGCGAAGGGGCGGCGCATCCGCCGCCCCTTCGAGCTTGTAGTCTTGCCGGCCGGAGCGTTTCAGGAGTCCCGTGTCCGCCGTTCGTGCGCCTCGTTCACCTTGAGCACGCGCCCCTGAAGCTCGGTCCCGTTCAAGGCCTCCATGGCTGCCTCGGCCTCGGCGTCCGAGCCCATCTCCACGAACCCGAAACCGCGCGACCGGCCGCTGAAGCGGTCGGTGACGATCCTCGCCGAAGCCACCGTCCCGTGTGCTGCGAAGAGCTCCTGCAACTGCTCTTCGGTCACGGCGTAGGGCAGTCCGCTCACGTAAAGTCTATCACCCATGGCACACCCCCTCTTCGAGGTCCGAACACGGCGTTCGAACGTGACATCAGCGCGGCAAACGGCCCGATCTTATCTTCATGGACCCCGCAATGCAAACGAGGAGCCGACAACAAAGGCCCTGCGCATCCGGGTACACAATTGCGTGTGACGGGGCACTAATCCTGCGCCGCCGGACGCACCGCCGCGAGGACGTATTCCAACAGTGCCTCTGGCCGGTCCACGGACATCTCCATCCTGAGGGCCAGCAGGCGTCCGGTGGAAAAGGGAAACCGTGCCAACTTGACGTAGTCCTTCTCGGTCGTGACAATCTTCTCCGCCGGGTGGCGATTGATCTCGCGCCAGTCTCCCTCCGAGTACGCGTGGTGATCGGGATACTCCAGCGTGTCCACGATGATCGCCTCGCACTCACGGAGCATGGCATAGAACGGCGCCGGATCGGCGATGGCCGCCACCGCCAGGACCCGGGCGCCGGCGAGGGCGGCCAGCGTCCGCTCCTGGTGACCGGACTCGGTGCGTACCAGCACGGCGCGCGGCCGCCGGTCGACGAAGAAGACCCTGGAAGAGTCGAAACGGCGCTCCAGCCGGCTCCGCCAGTGTTCGTGCGCCCCGGTCACCAGGACGATGTCGGCGCGGCGCAACGCCCGGACCGGCTCCCGAAGCGGCCCCGCGGGCAGGAGCGAACCCTCGCAGCCGGAATCCACCAGGACGATGTCGAGGTCTCGCCCGAGGCGCCGGTGCTGGAAGCCGTCGTCAAGGACGAACAAATCCGCGTTGCGCGGGTCCCGACTCAACTCCAGGCCGACGCGGTAGCGATCCGCGCCCACAGCCACCCTCTGCCCGTATAGGGCGCTCATCATGGCCGGTTCGTCACCGTAAGCCAGAAGCGTGCCGGCGGCCTCGTCGAGCCGCCTCTCGGCATCTTCGGGGTCGATCACGGCCGCCGCGCCCGTGCCGCCGTAGCCGCGCGTCAGGATCATCGTCTTGAGCCCGCGCTCCCGCAGGGCATGGGACAGCCACAGGACCGTCGGGGTCTTGCCGGTGCCGCCCACCGTCAGGTTGCCCACGCTCACCACCGGGAGCGGGAGTTTCCGGGAACGCAGCACCCGGATCTCGTACAAGAAGTTCCGCAGCCCGATCACGATCCGGTAGACCAGGCTCCAGGGCCACAGGAGCGGCCACAGGATACGGGCGGCCACGCCCCGTCCTTGCCAGATGTCAAGGACTCGTCGTGCCGGCGCGCTAGCCAAGGGCACCTCGGGAGGCGGTGTGCGGGAGTTGCCGGCACACGAGTCTCATGCTCCGCGACAGCACGTCCTCGTCCACCGCCGCCGCCCGCGCGGCGGCACGACCCACCGCCGCGGCCCGGGCGGGGTCCTCCAGCAGACCGCCGATCTCCGCCTGGAGGTCCTCGGGGCCGCGCACCTCGACGCCGCCGCCGCCGTCCAGCAGCGCGCGCGCGACCGCGGCGACGTTGGCGTGATGAGGACCGAACAGCACCGGCTTGGCCCAATGCGCCGGTTCCAGGAGATTGTGCCCTCCGGCCGGGACCAGCGTTCCCCCCACGAACGCGACGTCCGCGCGGCCGTACACGCGCGGCAACTCGCCCAGGGTATCCAACAGCAGGACGCCTGCTTCCCCGGACGGGTCGCCCTTCGGTTCGGATCGCTTATGGTAACGCAACCCGCGTTGCCGCAGCAGGCGTTCCACCTCGGCGAACCGCTCGGGATGCCTCGGAGCAAGGATCAACGACAGGCCCGGGAAACGGCGGCGCAACCCGGGGAGGACATCCAGCAGCACCGCTTCCTCTCCCCTGTGGGTGCTGCCCGCCACCACCACGGGGCCCGCGCCGAAGCCCGACAGGTCCGCGGGCGGCCCCGGCGCCGGCACGTGCGGAGCGTGCTTCAGGGAGCCCGTCACCGTCACCCGGGCCGGATCCACGCCCAGATCCAGCAGGCGGGCGGCATTCTCGTCGTCCTGCATGCCGAAGGCGGACACTCGCTCCAGCACGGGCCGGAAGAGCCGTTGGAATCGCTTGAAGAGGGCCGCGCCACGCGGCGACAGGCGGCCGCTGAGCACCACCAGGGGTATGCGCAGCCGGTGCGCCGCGTGAATGAGGTTGGGCCAGATCTCCGTCTCCAGCACGATGATCACTTCCGGACGGAGCCGCCGAAGGCTGCCCGAGACCAGCCATGGCAAGTCCAGAGGCAGGTAGGTGACGGCGTCGACGTCGGGGAGGGTTTCCCATCCGGTCTGCCGGCCGGTGGCGGTGACCGTGGACAGCAGGAGCTTGCGTTCGGGCCAGCGCGCCTTGATGCACTGAAGCAGCGCGGCGGCCGAACGTACCTCGCCCACGGAGGCGGCATGGACCCAGATGGGGCGGGAACCCGCGAGCGAGTCGCGCAGCACCGGCGGATAGACGCCGAAGCGCTCGCGCAGGCCTCGGTAGGGGCGCCGCGGGAGGACGAACAGCAAAGGCCACGCCACAAGCGCAAGCAACAGGCCCGCGTGCCACACGGTATTGTAGAGGCTCAACACCCGTTCCGGCTCCGTCCGTCGCCACCGGGCCGCGTGGGAGGGGCGGCCGGCG
This region includes:
- a CDS encoding 3-deoxy-D-manno-octulosonic acid transferase; its protein translation is MSLYNTVWHAGLLLALVAWPLLFVLPRRPYRGLRERFGVYPPVLRDSLAGSRPIWVHAASVGEVRSAAALLQCIKARWPERKLLLSTVTATGRQTGWETLPDVDAVTYLPLDLPWLVSGSLRRLRPEVIIVLETEIWPNLIHAAHRLRIPLVVLSGRLSPRGAALFKRFQRLFRPVLERVSAFGMQDDENAARLLDLGVDPARVTVTGSLKHAPHVPAPGPPADLSGFGAGPVVVAGSTHRGEEAVLLDVLPGLRRRFPGLSLILAPRHPERFAEVERLLRQRGLRYHKRSEPKGDPSGEAGVLLLDTLGELPRVYGRADVAFVGGTLVPAGGHNLLEPAHWAKPVLFGPHHANVAAVARALLDGGGGVEVRGPEDLQAEIGGLLEDPARAAAVGRAAARAAAVDEDVLSRSMRLVCRQLPHTASRGALG
- the lpxK gene encoding tetraacyldisaccharide 4'-kinase, producing the protein MAARILWPLLWPWSLVYRIVIGLRNFLYEIRVLRSRKLPLPVVSVGNLTVGGTGKTPTVLWLSHALRERGLKTMILTRGYGGTGAAAVIDPEDAERRLDEAAGTLLAYGDEPAMMSALYGQRVAVGADRYRVGLELSRDPRNADLFVLDDGFQHRRLGRDLDIVLVDSGCEGSLLPAGPLREPVRALRRADIVLVTGAHEHWRSRLERRFDSSRVFFVDRRPRAVLVRTESGHQERTLAALAGARVLAVAAIADPAPFYAMLRECEAIIVDTLEYPDHHAYSEGDWREINRHPAEKIVTTEKDYVKLARFPFSTGRLLALRMEMSVDRPEALLEYVLAAVRPAAQD
- a CDS encoding RNA-binding protein; protein product: MGDRLYVSGLPYAVTEEQLQELFAAHGTVASARIVTDRFSGRSRGFGFVEMGSDAEAEAAMEALNGTELQGRVLKVNEAHERRTRDS
- a CDS encoding amidohydrolase, which encodes METTTITDCTILPMTGRGAVIDTGYVTAVDGIIAAVDKGEAPAREGETRIDGRGKVLLPGLVNAHTHLYQVLLRAVWEDMPFLDWLERIYGVARVLNPEHAAAGALLGCLENLKGGVTTVCEHNFLNPGPECAVTTVDAITESGLRGVFARTVMDSGEIVPDCTRETPETAFGRIEDLMARQGGAAPDGHRLLTFRTGPNTPPINASPDLLREIRRFADAHSIGISVHVAESASVVELTRRTLDRAGVVEHLKDFGIPGEDAIFAHSVHLSGDEIRHMAETRTAVSHNPVSNMMLGDGIAPVVEMLAAGVRVGLGTDGAASNHGQDLFETMKAASLLQKVKHQDAGVIDPYTVLRMGTADGAQALGLGSVCGTVEVGKRADLILVDVDKPHFQPVNDLVSQLVHCAKATDVDTVMADGKVLMRERRCTLLDEEAVVRRAQAARRDIMERMPAS